One Candidatus Thioglobus autotrophicus genomic window, TATGTCGTTATTATCAAACTGCATTTCATTTATTACATGCCTTATGGATCAAGAATTTAGGTAACATTTAACCACAATTAAACACCAAAAAAAATGCATGTATAAAATATCTGCCTATATTATTACTTACAATGAAATTGATAAAATCACTGACTGTATTAACAGTGTTTTATGGGTAGATGAAATTATTGTTATTGATTCTCATAGTACTGATGGTACCACTGAAATAGCTGAAAAATTGGGGTGCAAAGTCATTCATATTCCATTTGAAGGGTATGGGAAACTTAGAAATGAGGCAATTAAACACTGCTCAGGCGAATGGATTCTAAGCTTGGACTCTGATGAGAGGTGCACAACAGAGTTTCGTGACGAGGTCATGCATATCACGGAAAATAGCAACTATGATATTTACAAAGTGCCTAGAAAGAATTACTTTATGGGTCGGTGGATAAGACACTCCGGTTGGTACCCCAACTTTAGACAACCACAACTCTTTCGCAATGGAAAAATGTCTTACACTTTGGATCCTGTCCATGAAGGGTATGTTAAAAATAGTAACAAAGATGTTCAAACTACTAGAAGCTTTATCTGGCAGTTCCCCTTCAAGAACACCGAAGAAATTATGCATAAAGCCAATCGATATTCAACATTAGGCGCAAGAAAATTAAATTCAAAAGGTACTGTAGGTAGCGTTAATAAGGCTTTCTTTCACGGTCTCTGGGCTTTTATAAAGCACTATATTTTTAAATTTGGATTCTTAGATGGCGGTGCAGGGTTTGTTATTGCCTTTGGTAATTTTGAAGGAACTTTTTACCGATATCTTAAACTGTCAGAAATACAATTCAAATGGGAAAAACCTCCAACAATAAATCCTATTAACAAGGCTAGTTAGATGTTTAGGAATTTATAGGCATTATCATATTGAGTTAGAATACTTTCAACTGAAATTTTCTTAACATCTAACTCGTCAAAATTTGAGAAAGCAACGACAGAATGTGTCAATTGCATTTCAGGTGTCAATCTGGCAAACAAAGGTATGATAGGCGTACCTACGGCGTTAGCTGCATGCATCAATCCCCCATCACAGCACAATAACACCTGGGAATCTTTAATAACACTTGCTGTTTGTACAAATGTTAATTGGTTTACCATATTGACAATATTTTTTTTGCCGTGTGCACTTATCAACTCGTTAGCAATTTCCATAGCATTACTTGATCCAACCAAGGCAATGTTAAGTGCGCTTGACCTTGCAAATAACCCATCAATTACATCAGACCATTTGTCGTAGGTTCGATAATCCCACTCACCGCCTAATGCAATAGCAATATACTTATTTAGAGATTGAAATACAGGTGTAGCGACAGCATCTTTTGAAAAGTTCATTGTTGCTCTGGCAGTTGAATTTATTTCAGTTTCTGACTCCGAATACCCTAATAATTGATTCATTCGATGAAAACTAAATAAAGCCCTATTCACCTCTGGACCATTGTAATATCCATACATACCGACAAAAGGTGTCTTCGGTTGCACTTCTGATTTGATTTTCATACTCTTAGTACTGTATGAATCAATAATCACCAAATCATATTGATGATCTTTCAATTGATTTATGTTCGTTACAACTTTTGAAAAAATGTGATCTTGTTGATAAATATGTGCATTTTTAATGTCTGTAAATAAAACAACCTTTTTGTCGCTTAACATCGCCCTACTAGAAAGGTCCATAAGACTATCCCCAAGGCTTGGGGCTGATTTATTGAT contains:
- a CDS encoding glycosyltransferase family 2 protein; the encoded protein is MYKISAYIITYNEIDKITDCINSVLWVDEIIVIDSHSTDGTTEIAEKLGCKVIHIPFEGYGKLRNEAIKHCSGEWILSLDSDERCTTEFRDEVMHITENSNYDIYKVPRKNYFMGRWIRHSGWYPNFRQPQLFRNGKMSYTLDPVHEGYVKNSNKDVQTTRSFIWQFPFKNTEEIMHKANRYSTLGARKLNSKGTVGSVNKAFFHGLWAFIKHYIFKFGFLDGGAGFVIAFGNFEGTFYRYLKLSEIQFKWEKPPTINPINKAS
- a CDS encoding glycosyltransferase family 9 protein, which codes for MKLSSFKRTYTFPFRYDIPSYTTEFIKNTSIVKRYIKFVKRYLYLLLKGQNNLEVDQIYQRHHRILWINKSAPSLGDSLMDLSSRAMLSDKKVVLFTDIKNAHIYQQDHIFSKVVTNINQLKDHQYDLVIIDSYSTKSMKIKSEVQPKTPFVGMYGYYNGPEVNRALFSFHRMNQLLGYSESETEINSTARATMNFSKDAVATPVFQSLNKYIAIALGGEWDYRTYDKWSDVIDGLFARSSALNIALVGSSNAMEIANELISAHGKKNIVNMVNQLTFVQTASVIKDSQVLLCCDGGLMHAANAVGTPIIPLFARLTPEMQLTHSVVAFSNFDELDVKKISVESILTQYDNAYKFLNI